In Motilibacter aurantiacus, the sequence AAGCTGCTCTTCGAGGCCCATGGGCTGGTCGTCCTTCCTTGCCTAGTCCCGCTCAGTCCCACTCGAGGCCGCCGCGACGCCACACATAGGCGAACGCGACGAACACGGTGGCGATGAAGAGCACCATCTCGATCAACCCGAACAGGGCGAGGCTGTCGAAGGCCACGGCCCAGGGGTAGAGGAAGACGATCTCGATGTCGAAGATGATGAAGAGCATCGCGGTGAGGTAGTACTTCACCGGGAAGCGCCCGCCGCCGGCCGGCTGCGGCGTCGGCTCGATGCCGCACTCGTACGCCTGGAGCTTGGCTCGGTTGTAGCGCCGGGGCCCGGTGAGGGCGCCCGCCACGACGGAGAAGACCGCGAATCCGAACGCGAGACCGCCCAGCCAGGCGATGGGTACCCAGTCCACGAGCCGCTCCCTCCTCATCGAGTTCCGCCGCGTGGCCCCGCCGGGCCCGGGCCGGAACTATACGGATTCGACCGGCGCTGTCCGCCGGTTCTGCGCAACTCCCACTGTCGCGATTCGATCACGGACGAGCGGTCTCCAGCGGCTCCTCATGCGGCCGGAGCCACCTTCGTCATGGCGGTGATGACGCGGTCCATCGCGTCGCCGCCCTTCGGGTCCGTGAGATTGGCGAGAAGCTTGAGCGTGAAGCGCATGAGCAGCGGGTGCGGCAGCCCGTGCCGCGTCGCCAGCCGCATGACGCGCGGGTCGCCGATGAGCTTCACGAAGACCCGGCCGAGGGTGTAGTAGCCGCCGTAGGTCTCCTTGAGCGCCCGCGGGTAGGCGCTGAGCGCCAGCTCGCGGCCGGGCCCCTCCGGGCGCGCCAGCGCCTGCGCGGCGACCTCGGCGGCCATCGCGCCGGACTCCATCGCGTACGCGATGCCCTCGCCGTTGAACGGGTTGACCATGCCGCCGGCGTCCCCGACCAGCATCAGGCCACGGGTGTAGTGCGGCTGGCGGTTGAAGCCCATGGGCAGCGCGGCGCCGCGCACCGGGCCGACGCGGTTCTCCTCGCGCAGGCCCCACTCCTCCGGGGTCGTCTCGGTCCACCGCTTGAGGAGAGCCTTGTAGTCGACCTTGCCCCAGGCGCTGGAGGTGTTGAGGACGCCGAGCCCGACATTGCTCGTGCCGTCGCCCATGCCGAACACCCAGCCGTAGCCGGGCAGCAGGTCGTCGCCCTCCCAGAGCTCCAGCCACGACTCGAGCCAGTCGTCGTCGTGGCGCCGGGAGGTGTAGTAGGTGCGGACCGCCACGCCCATCGGGCGGTCCTCGCGCTTGTGCAGGCCGACCGCGAGCGAGAGCCGCGAGGAGTTGCCGTCGGCCGCCAGCACCAGCGGCGCGCGGGCCTCGAGCGGCTCGCCCTCCGGGCCGGTGGCGGTGACGCCGATGACGCGGCCGGTGCGCTCGTCGAGGACCGGCCCGGTGACCGTGGTCCGCTCCGCGAGGCGGGCGCCGGCCTTCTGCGCGGTGCGTGCGAGCAGCTCGTCGAAGTCCTCGCGGCGCCGGACGAGGCCGTAGGGCGGGAAGCTGGCCAGCTCCGGCCACGGGAGCTCGAGCCGCATGCCGCCGCCGAGGATGCGCAGGCCCTTGTTGTGCAGCCAGCCGGCCTCGGGGCTGGTGTCGATGCCCATGCGCACGAGCTGGGCGACCGCGCGGGGGGTGAGCCCGTCACCGCAGACCTTCTCGCGGGGGAACGCGGTCTTCTCCAGCAGCAGGACGTCCACCCCGGCCCGGGCCAGGTGGTAGGCGGCGGTCGAGCCCGCCGGCCCGGCTCCCA encodes:
- a CDS encoding geranylgeranyl reductase family protein — protein: MSDTAGIAGSTTADVIVVGAGPAGSTAAYHLARAGVDVLLLEKTAFPREKVCGDGLTPRAVAQLVRMGIDTSPEAGWLHNKGLRILGGGMRLELPWPELASFPPYGLVRRREDFDELLARTAQKAGARLAERTTVTGPVLDERTGRVIGVTATGPEGEPLEARAPLVLAADGNSSRLSLAVGLHKREDRPMGVAVRTYYTSRRHDDDWLESWLELWEGDDLLPGYGWVFGMGDGTSNVGLGVLNTSSAWGKVDYKALLKRWTETTPEEWGLREENRVGPVRGAALPMGFNRQPHYTRGLMLVGDAGGMVNPFNGEGIAYAMESGAMAAEVAAQALARPEGPGRELALSAYPRALKETYGGYYTLGRVFVKLIGDPRVMRLATRHGLPHPLLMRFTLKLLANLTDPKGGDAMDRVITAMTKVAPAA
- a CDS encoding NADH-quinone oxidoreductase subunit A: MRRERLVDWVPIAWLGGLAFGFAVFSVVAGALTGPRRYNRAKLQAYECGIEPTPQPAGGGRFPVKYYLTAMLFIIFDIEIVFLYPWAVAFDSLALFGLIEMVLFIATVFVAFAYVWRRGGLEWD